A part of Rhipicephalus microplus isolate Deutch F79 chromosome 8, USDA_Rmic, whole genome shotgun sequence genomic DNA contains:
- the LOC119165694 gene encoding uncharacterized protein LOC119165694, which yields MRRDGFNKKVLSCYYGNENVASAKSMCQGPKSLQLLMTCMKSTMFSINIGPSYHKSALLDLADRIADCLATRMQLHMPYGRVAIESQTETWISPIP from the exons ATGAGGAGAGATGGTTTCAACAAAAAGGTACTGAGCTGCTATTACGGAAATGAAAACGTTGCAAGTGCCAAGAGTATGTGCCAAGGCCCTAAATCG TTACAACTCCTCATGACATGCATGAAATCTACGATGTTCTCTATTAATATCGGG CCGTCATACCACAAGTCCGCCTTGCTTGATTTGGCGGACAGAATTGCG GACTGCCTCGCCACTAGAATGCAACTTCATATGCCTTATGGTAGAGTCGCCATTGAATCACAAACGGAAACATGGATTAGTCCGATTCCTTAG